The sequence below is a genomic window from Mustelus asterias unplaced genomic scaffold, sMusAst1.hap1.1 HAP1_SCAFFOLD_277, whole genome shotgun sequence.
TTATTAATATCAGCAGCAACAAactccaactgtgagaatgaacatggatcagtcctggatgtgattaacagcagcaataacagcagattcTAAATCCAATCCCTTcagttacttgtgaactcgctggtgcctcagcagtgtggatgaacgactgaatctctttccacacactgagcaaggaaatggcctctccccggtgtgaactcgctggtgtgtcagcaggatggatgactgagtgaatcccttcccacacactgagcagatgaacggcctctccacaGTGTGACTCCGCTGGTGATTAAGTAGGTTGGACATCTAAGTGAAGCCTTTCCCACAGAaaaagcaggtgaagggcctctccctggtgtgagtgacttGGTGCACCAGCAGATCCGTCTGGCTTTTAAAGTACTTCTCACAGTCAGGACATTTAAACAGTCTCTTATCAgtatgaacaagttggtgtgtcagtaGGTCAAATGAAcgggtaaatcccttcccacacacggagcaggggaacagtctctccccagtgtgagtgcgtttatGGTTCAACAGATCATTTTTCCTTTTATAGtttttctcacagtcagaacattggaaaggtctctcctcactgtggatTCGATGGTGTGACAGGAGGTGGGATGGGTTTGTGAAGTCTTTCTCacagacggagcaggtgaatggtctctccccagtgtgaacacgccggtGTCTTAGAAGGTGGGATGATTTAGTGAATCCTTTctgacacacagagcaagtgaatggcctctccccagtgtgactgcggtgATGAATATGTAACTCAGATGggtaatcaaatcccttcccacagtctccacatttccacggtttctccccagtgggaCAACACTTGTGTTTTGACAGGTTTGATGAGCGACTGaaacctcgtccacacacagaacatgtaaacaccttctccccattgtgaacggtgctttttgatTCCATGTTCAAAGGTCGATGATGTTCAGGCCCTGATGAATTGGGTGtctgtcagatcctgatgtgatgtttgatctGAGTTTCCCACCTACAAATCATCCTCTTCTAATATGCTGTAAAATTAAttcaaaaaggagaaaaaaacagtgataaacacaaaggtaggttgtgaaattgagctgaatgaatccggtaatttgtggagccggcacaaggaaaaagtgaccacgaaagctgctggattgtgattaaaaactcaaatggtttgctaatgtccttcaaTTCAGGAAACCTGCCACTCAGTCCAGATCTACACAAGAATTCAACCTTAATGGGAGGAGAAAGATAGAGATGAAACAGGGAGGGAATGAACGGTAAGGACTTTATACATCTGCAACTGgacaagaactttgacagaaCCTGCCAAAACACAACCTTCATCAACTCAAAGGATGCAGGAAAACTATCACCTCCAAATGTCGCTTTCAATCTCAAAACAACTTGTAATCCTGAGGTAACCTGTAACCtcctgcatttaaggggcaatttagcctggtcaatccacctaacctgcacacctttggggtgtgggaggaaaccggagcacctaaaggaaactcatgcagtcacaaggagaacatgcaaactccacacagtcacccaaagctggaatcgaagtcgggtccctggtgctgtgaaacagcagtgttgaccactgtgccaccctgtgccactgtactaTGTTGCTCAGAAATAAGTTTTAGGATTTTGGCCGAGTGATTGTGAAGGCAGAGCAGTATATActaccaagtcagaatagtgtgtgATTCTGAAGAGTAAATGCAGGTAGTGGGGTTACTGTGCACAAACTGCCCTCATCCATGTTGGAGAAGAGGTTTGTAGTTTTGGAAGCTGCTGACAAAGGAGGTTTAGCCAATTGCTGGTAATTCCAGTCATGTCCATGTTCCAGTTATTAATTTGAAAATTTTCTAAATGAAAATTTAATGAAAATCCCCGACAGAACTACTTTTTCCTTACTTGAAACACAGCTTTAAATGGTCCGTTTCTTTCGAGGCTCGGTTCCATGAGCAACgccttcaactaaacaaaatcaaaacactgcagctgctggaaatctgaaatgaaaagagaaaacgttggaaatactcatcaggttagacagcatctatggagacagaaatagagttaatgtttgcaGTCACTGATGCTCCTCTAATAAAACACATACCAATAGCTGCTGTTTAATGGGGCCGTGGATCCCACAATCACCTGTGCCCCAGAAACAGCTCTATCcaccacacacatttcccattatgACACTTCTATGTCAAGAGGGCGAGCTGTTTAAAAGTTGTCAAGTTCCATTTTTGCGTGTTGATGTTCATTAAAGCTACGGATCGACTTCCCCCTCATTATGTATCAATTTCAGATACTTTGGTCGAGAATTTCCATTCCCCTACTTCCTGGTGGATAATGGATGCCTTGAGCACTTCGATTACAGTACAATTTGATTCCTAATTTTATTAACTGCACCCCTATCCCTAATTTTCACATCGCAGCAGAAAAAGCTACTGTTCACAAATGAGGAGTTTCGATGGCGTGCGTTTTACCCACCATTCCTCGCGGTGGGGAATGTCCCCTatccacagcacgggagagttgcgcatgcgcagtgaagcAGTGTTTGACGCATGCGTAGCGTGGACGATGGCAATGGAGAGGGACGTTCCTCTGTCTCATCAACAGCCGGTAAGGATGCGGATACATGGAGGGAGGATTGGAACCagcagatggacggagagagttTCTAAATATCTGGTGAAGGTCTCAAACCTCTAATAGTAATCCGCAGGTCCTGTATTTGCAGCTTCAGGTCTTTTTCCCGAGACGAGGCGAGGTTaacagccgccatcttgattcagcagggagcggagcgcatgcgctggtgtcttggtgacgcaacagagagtgggtggggcttaggcaTTTTCTGCTCCCAACCGGGTCCTAGTGACCGGAATGCACAGCAAGCTGAGCAACAGGTTTTAAACAGCTTCACCCTCTCCCAGGCTGCAGCTAATGTTTGCAGCCCAGAGAAGTCCATGGGCCATGTACATACTCCAGAagctgtttattcctgtttggcacaagagtggtaagggaattgtggccaagccatggcttacaagggaaattagagatagtatcagattcaaggaagaagcattcaaataggcaagaaaaagcaataggcccgaggattgggagcagtttaaaattcagcaaaggaggaccaagggattgattaagaagggaaaaatggagtatgaaagtaagcgagcagggaatataaaaactgactgtaaaagtttctatcgaTATGTAAAGAGAAGAAGATTGACAAAGACAAAtgttagaaatgggagaattcataacggggaataaagaaatggctgagggattAAATTTgtgctttgcttcagtcttcacaaaggaagacgtgaataatgtaccagaagtgctgaaagaaacatgttttagtcaggggctgaaggaaatcagcatcagtTGAGAagtttttggggaaattgatgggattgaaggtggataaatctccaggtccagataagcttcatcccagagtacttaaggaagtggtcctggaaatagtagatacattggtggttattttcccaaATTCTTTGGAATCGGTAATAGTTccgacagattggagggtagctaatgtaaacccactattcaaaaagggagggagagagaaaacagggaactatagaccagtgagcctaacattggtactggggaagttgctggtgtctattatcaaggatttcacaactcggcatttggaaggcagtggtataatcagacaaagacagcatggatttacaaaagggaaatcatgcttgacgaatctattggaattttgtaaggatgtaagtagtagagttgaccgaggagaaccagtggatgtggtttatttagactttcagaaggctttcgacaaggtctcacataacagactgctatgtaaagttaaaggacatgggattgcaggtaatgtcttgagatggatagaaagctggttagcagataagaagcgaagagttggcataaatgagtctttttctgattggcagtcagtgactagtggggtttggcagggatctgtgcttggaccccaactcttcacattatatattaatgatttggaagagggaacggaatgtattatctccaagtttgcagataatacaaagttgggtgggagggtgagctgtgaggaggctgcagagatgctttagcgtGATTGGGactggctgagtgtgtgggcatctgcattgcagatgcagtataatgtggataaatgtgagattatccactttggtagcaataataggaagacagattattacttgaataggtgtaaattgagggaggtattTACTCAACAAGATGTTTGATTCCTCGTGCAACagccgctgaaagtaagcgtgcaggtacagtaggcagtaaagaacGCAAATGATATGTagaccttcatagcaagaggatttgagtatagggatagggatgttttgctgcagttgtatagggcgttggtgaggccacacctggagttttggtgtccttatctgaggaaggatgtccttgttatagagggagtgcagcgaaggtttaccaggctgattcctgggatggcaagtcagtcatatgaggagaaactaaatcggttaggattatattcactggagtttggaagagagagaggggatctcatagaaacttaaaaattctaacagggttagacagggtagatacaggaagaatgttcccaatggtggggggagtccagaacccggggcatagcttgaggataaggggtaaaccttttagaactgaggtgaggagaaattccttcatccagagggtgatgaatgtgtggaattcactgccacagaatatagatcaagggatatgggggaacgggagtggggtgggggtggtggggggggtggattaggATATTGATTAGGATTAGGATACCCCcacggcacaagttcaagatcatAATTAATCACAACCCCCTGTATCTTAACCAACTGGAGCCATCCTAtccattaaatatatttttagttcagtcatagcagagatatttgtatcatcgatagtcacaggtgaggtgcctgaagactggagggtggcaaatgttgtgcctttgtttgaaaagggctgcagggaaaagcctgggaactgcaggccagtgagcctcacatctgtggtgggtaagttgttggaaggtattttgagagacaggatctacaggcatttagagacgcaatgactgattagggacagtcagcatggctttgtgagtggtgaagaaggcattcagcgtgcttggtttcattggtcagaacattgaatacaggagttggtacgtcttgttgaagttgtacaaaacattggtaatgccacacttggaatactgtgtacagttctggtcaccctattatagaaaggatattattaaaccagaaagagtgcagaaaataattattaggatgctactgggacttgatggtttgagttataaggagaggctggatagactggaacttttttgtctggagtgtcggaggcttaggggtgaccttatagaggtctataaaataatgaggggcatagatcagctagatagtcaatatcttttcccaaagtaggggagtctaaaactagagggcataggtttaaggtgagaggggcaattttttcatacagagaatggtgagtgtcttgaacaagctgccagaggtagtagtagaggcgggtacaattttgatttttaaaaagcatttagacagttacatgggtaagatgggtatagagggatatgggcaaaatacgggcaattgggactagcttaggggttaaaagaaaaggcggcatggacaaattggggcgaagggcctgtttccatgctgtaaacctctatgactctcgagACTGTCTGGCAGTCTgcttggagattttcagctctctgtgtccaggacaggaagcagtgagcatggatctgtcaatcagcctcaatcagcaccttcaggagaattgggagggtg
It includes:
- the LOC144486038 gene encoding uncharacterized protein LOC144486038 encodes the protein MESKSTVHNGEKVFTCSVCGRGFSRSSNLSKHKCCPTGEKPWKCGDCGKGFDYPSELHIHHRSHTGERPFTCSVCQKGFTKSSHLLRHRRVHTGERPFTCSVCEKDFTNPSHLLSHHRIHSEERPFQCSDCEKNYKRKNDLLNHKRTHTGERLFPCSVCGKGFTRSFDLLTHQLVHTDKRLFKCPDCEKYFKSQTDLLVHQVTHTRERPFTCFFCGKGFT